In the Henningerozyma blattae CBS 6284 chromosome 8, complete genome genome, one interval contains:
- the ARG82 gene encoding inositol polyphosphate multikinase (similar to Saccharomyces cerevisiae ARG82 (YDR173C); ancestral locus Anc_8.371), with protein sequence MENSVPGKHLRHQAAGHDGTLTDDEELLVFKPCAAQELAFYKQVQESYVVQTPANLEKVNSILEGGDVPFHYWIPSFLGVLEQGTHTVPDDNSYVYSQESLPITESSTPDSISFETRTNSSTPMNIPIDIQSVSRSGTLTGSNNDTKSYIVLENLLKGYSKPNIMDIKLGKILYDSTTASTEKMERLADVSANTTSGSLSFRICGMILDKNNNLLQEFISNEGNSEYFTIEEDYVLLNKLFGRSRDESNILHAINLFFNNTSLSTERQQYLKETFLKRLSLLYNTLLDTPVRMISSSLLYIYDSDSKRWDLLNDEDSIVRNNFLGSRIDSDNSDDDDNDDDGDNGDDDDDENGNNNNSNQCLSSLSLIDFAHSKFVAKELGCDENVIVGVENLIELFNNL encoded by the coding sequence ATGGAAAACAGTGTTCCTGGGAAACATTTAAGACATCAGGCTGCTGGTCATGATGGGACATTGACTGATGATGAGGAGTTGTTAGTGTTTAAGCCTTGTGCGGCTCAAGAATTAGCCTTTTATAAGCAAGTTCAAGAATCCTATGTAGTACAGACACCGGCAAATTTAGAGAAAGTAAATTCCATCTTAGAGGGAGGAGATGTACCGTTCCATTATTGGATTCCGAGTTTTTTAGGAGTATTGGAACAGGGGACGCATACCGTACCAGATGATAATTCATATGTATATTCTCAAGAATCTTTACCAATTACTGAGAGTAGTACACCAGATAGTATATCGTTTGAGACACGTACGAATAGTAGTACACCAATGAATATTCCTATTGATATACAATCAGTGTCTAGGTCTGGTACGTTAACTGGTTCGAACAATGATACGAAAAGTTATATTGTATTAGAAAATCTGTTGAAAGGATATTCTAAACCCAATATCATGGATATTAAATTaggtaaaatattatatgatTCTACTACTGCTTCCACGGAGAAAATGGAACGATTGGCAGATGTTTCTGCAAATACTACGTCTGGTAGTTTATCATTTCGAATTTGTGGGATGATATTggataaaaataacaatttattacaaGAATTTATCTCTAACGAAGGGAATTctgaatattttacaatcgAAGAAGATTATGTgcttttgaataaattatttggtaGATCAAGAGATGAATCCAATATTTTACATgcaataaatttatttttcaataatactTCATTATCTACAGAGAGACAACAATATCTAAAAGAGacttttttgaaaagattgagtttattatataatacatTATTAGATACCCCAGTAAGAATGATCTCATCGAGTcttttgtatatttatgACAGTGATTCAAAACGATGGGATCTCTTGAATGATGAGGATTCGATTGTTAGAAACAATTTCCTTGGTTCAAGAATAGATTCTGATAAcagtgatgatgatgataatgatgatgatggtgataatggtgatgatgatgatgatgaaaatggtaataataataacagtaACCAATGTTTAAGTTCTTTATCGTTGATAGATTTTGCTCATTCTAAATTTGTAGCAAAAGAATTGGGGTGTGATGAAAATGTAATTGTTGGAGTGGAGAATTTGATAGagttatttaataatttataa
- the HMO1 gene encoding Hmo1p (similar to Saccharomyces cerevisiae HMO1 (YDR174W); ancestral locus Anc_8.372), which yields MNTDSASVKLRTAKDSLVSSLFELSKSANQTASNIIDFYNTIDQEEGEKIEAINTLTDSLFRLTDATNHLHLISSDLTNPMDLDIDTNRSLLSTPPSTADKTANGKKARVEKDPNAPKKPLTVFFAYSAYIRSKIREERALEGLPPLSPTEITQEISKKWKGLDEKEKSKWKDAYHIELQNYLAEKNKYLEDKKNGTLPLDYSPSAHARVPNPFTSIIMGTDTSSHSSKKDQEHDDGNVGKEKEEKEI from the exons ATGAACACTGACAGCGCTTCTGTTAAATTGAGAACTGCCAAGGATTCT tTAGTATCCTCTTTATTTGAACTATCGAAATCTGCTAACCAAACAGCctctaatattattgatttcTATAACACTATAGATCAGGAAGAAGGTGAAAAAATAGAAGCCATCAATACTTTAACCGATTCATTGTTCAGATTAACTGATGCTACTAACCATTTACACTTGATTAGTTCCGATTTGACCAATCCAATGGATCTGGATATCGACACTAATAGATCGTTACTTTCAACCCCACCTTCTACTGCTGATAAAACTGCCAATGGCAAAAAAGCTAGAGTGGAAAAGGATCCAAACGCTCCGAAGAAACCATTGACTGTGTTTTTTGCTTATTCTGCTTACATTCGTTCCAAGATCAGAGAAGAAAGAGCCTTGGAAGGGTTGCCACCTTTATCTCCCACTGAAATCACCCAAGAGATTTCCAAGAAATGGAAGGGATTGGatgaaaaggaaaaatcaaaatggAAAGATGCTTATCATATTGAATTACAGAATTATTTAGCtgagaaaaataaatatttggaagATAAGAAAAATGGTACTTTACCATTGGATTATTCTCCTTCAGCTCATGCTCGTGTTCCAAACCCTTTCACCTCTATTATAATGGGAACTGATACTTCTTCTCATTCAAGCAAAAAAGACCAAGAACATGACGATGGTAATGtaggaaaagaaaaagaagaaaaagaaatctaA
- the SDH4 gene encoding succinate dehydrogenase membrane anchor subunit SDH4 (similar to Saccharomyces cerevisiae SDH4 (YDR178W) and YLR164W; ancestral locus Anc_8.377) — MSYLLPRTLCKQSVARSALSSTLLKTHTPLLSTSSLIKISSFHTTSPANFKIPLLPMQPQVPGGVIGDVNEAFIPQPVNKSTGSHHWFFERAVEISVLPLVTASLVTGGELGAVTDGLMAAAVLVHCGLELESSIEDYIPRRLYGNWHNYCIWMLYAGSLVSFYGIYQFEKNDVGFSKTIKALFTNNDSELIKKDAKE; from the coding sequence ATGTCATATCTATTACCAAGAACTCTATGCAAGCAATCGGTTGCAAGATCAGCCTTATCTTCAACTTTGTTGAAGACCCATACTCCATTGCTTTCTACAAGCAGCTTAATAAAGATATCTAGCTTCCACACAACCTCACCTGCTAATTTCAAGATTCCATTATTACCAATGCAACCACAAGTCCCTGGTGGTGTTATTGGTGATGTTAATGAAGCTTTCATCCCACAACCAGTTAATAAGTCAACTGGGTCTCACCATTGGTTCTTTGAAAGAGCTGTAGAAATTTCAGTATTGCCATTAGTTACAGCTTCTTTGGTAACTGGTGGTGAATTAGGTGCTGTTACTGATGGATTAATGGCTGCTGCAGTATTAGTTCATTGTGGTTTGGAACTAGAATCATCCATTGAAGATTATATTCCAAGAAGATTATACGGGAATTGGCACAACTATTGTATATGGATGTTGTATGCTGGTTCTTTAGTATCATTTTACGGGATCtatcaatttgaaaagaatgACGTTGGATTTTCAAAGACTATCAAAGCTTTATTcacaaataatgattctgAATTGATCAAGAAGGATGCAAAGGAGTAA
- the MAS1 gene encoding mitochondrial processing peptidase (similar to Saccharomyces cerevisiae MAS1 (YLR163C); ancestral locus Anc_8.376): MLRNIIRNKAAGRLLLNSSRSIAKNNINPSLLRLYSAVQQSTNSNIGSNIEEFSNVIPGTKTTVLSNGLTVASEYIPNTSTASIGIYVDAGSRAENSKNNGTAHFLEHLAFKGTTTRSQRDIELVIENLGSHLNAYTSRENTVYYAKTLKDNIPNAIDILSDILTKSTLDKNAIERERSVIIRESEEVDQMYDEVVFDHLHEIVYKDQPLGRTILGPIKNINTIQRNDLQNYITTNYKGDRMVLAGAGDVNHEELVKYAEKYFGHVKKSDSPLPLGSPRGPLPVFNGGERLISEPSLPTTHIVISVEGVSWSAPDYFVALATQAIVGNWDRALGAGTNSPSPLAVAASNDNNNTLANSYMSFSTSYADTGLWGIYIISDSKAHQPKLIINEIMKEWNRIKSGNITDEEVNRSKAQLKAALVLSLDGSTSILEDMGRQIVTTGKRLTPEEMFKKVDQITKDDIIMWANYRLKDKPVAMVGLGNVEKIPSLKEIENQLQKN, from the coding sequence ATGCTACGCAATATCATAAGAAACAAAGCTGCAGGACGTttgttattaaattcttcgAGATCAATAGCAAAGAATAATATCAATCCATCATTATTACGATTATATTCTGCCGTTCAACAATCtacaaattctaatattggttctaatattgaagaattttccAATGTAATACCTGGTACAAAAACTACAGTGTTAAGTAATGGTCTAACAGTAGCATCCGAATATATTCCAAACACATCTACTGCATCAATTGGTATTTATGTGGATGCTGGTTCAAGAGCcgaaaatagtaaaaataatggtaCTGCTCATTTTTTGGAACATTTAGCTTTCAAAGGTACCACCACGAGATCTCAAAGGGATATTGAATTagtaattgaaaatttaggATCACATTTGAATGCTTATACTTCTCGTGAAAACACAGTCTATTATGCCAAGAcattaaaagataatatcCCCAATGCCATTGACATATTGAGCGATATCCTAACGAAATCTACGTTAGATAAAAATGCCATTGAGAGAGAAAGAtctgttattattagagaAAGTGAAGAAGTTGACCAAATGTATGATGAAGTTGTATTTGATCATTTGCATGAGATTGTTTATAAAGATCAACCTCTTGGTAGAACCATTCTTGGTCCTATTAAGAATATCAATACTATTCAAAGGAATGATTTACAGAATTATATCACTACAAATTATAAAGGTGATAGAATGGTATTAGCAGGCGCAGGTGATGTGAATCATGAAGAATTGGTTAAATATgcagaaaaatattttggtcATGTTAAGAAGTCTGATTCCCCTTTACCATTGGGGTCGCCAAGAGGTCCACTACCAGTTTTCAACGGAGGTGAACGATTAATATCTGAACCTTCATTACCTACAACTcatattgttattagtgTAGAAGGTGTATCATGGTCAGCCCCTGATTATTTTGTAGCATTAGCTACTCAAGCTATTGTAGGCAATTGGGATCGTGCATTAGGTGCAGGTACTAATTCTCCATCTCCATTAGCAGTTGCTGcttctaatgataataataatacccTTGCTAACTCATACATGTCATTTTCCACATCATACGCAGATACTGGTTTATGGGGTATTTATATCATTAGTGACAGTAAAGCTCATCAACctaaattaattatcaATGAAATTATGAAAGAATGGAACCGTATTAAATCAGGTAATATCACTGATGAAGAAGTTAATCGTTCCAAAGCTCAATTAAAAGCTGCCCTagtattatcattagatGGTTCTACCTCTATATTGGAAGATATGGGTAGGCAGATTGTAACCACTGGTAAAAGACTAACGCCAGAAGAAATGTTCAAGAAAGTCGATCAAATTACTAAAGATGATATTATCATGTGGGCTAATTATAGATTAAAGGATAAGCCTGTTGCCATGGTAGGGTTAGGTAATGTAGAAAAGATTCCTTCATTAAaggaaattgaaaatcaattacaaaagaactaa
- the SAS4 gene encoding Sas4p (similar to Saccharomyces cerevisiae SAS4 (YDR181C); ancestral locus Anc_8.382), with protein sequence MPKKRTNIDDYLDPEVEKSEVLNNTENSTKKSSSSRSLRNKNSQDEIIQVGKYDFDKPEYELDPKKRLQVIINASLYKRRKYNKNIHADVSESLDSMNSSLPMTSNNNLVNEDLKDDILYQKKEEIQQLIMNKKKLISDMALKIDKINSKNSSLSSSSISSKEMTIDLLADDKYKAFHKKMVRQEARMIEGDIIEAEQEAECLQLLRDKLLMPHWITTLLKATIVNDPTDATELDNKRTLTMELLNHILERYNELLKLKTTLTKNQKHPPIQKNINRQKYYDRIDRHVLVGYQSSSDEEEEDMTVNEIRERRRKKRIDQLGYPIHIGLAKFNVLTPTYEIIAEPLQKSYVLKLNTKERSVWKNREDPYRRIEYYARLPNQIAQYKRTTIVRPSPTDNSTKEVIESNPNVSVTKQIVSDKSNDTAKMNSEDIIISNPEQDDRTESNISTVQPPKAVEDPIINILTPKIQNPITLESSASKNKKTNELISPGNSSSNIANPDGYLKEQSPEATTSSVGDSGYPKTAVNSKSLNFVANKYQKQLNTSTKDSKTKVNLHSYNVTTISTE encoded by the coding sequence ATGCCAAAGAAGCGCACTAATATTGATGATTATTTAGATCCTGAAGTCGAGAAGTCTgaagttttaaataatacagAAAACTCTACCAAGAAATCCTCATCATCAAGATCATTACGAAATAAGAATAGTcaagatgaaattattcaagTAGGGAAGTATGATTTTGATAAGCCAGAATATGAGTTGGATCCGAAGAAAAGACTACAGGTTATCATTAACGCTTCCCTATATAAACGTCGcaaatataataagaatatcCATGCTGATGTTAGCGAATCACTAGATAGTATGAACAGTAGTTTACCTATgacttctaataataatttggtTAATGAAGATCTTAAGgatgatattttatatcaaaagaaagaagaaatccagcaattaataatgaataaaaaaaagttaatcAGTGATATGgctttaaaaattgacaAAATCAATTCTAAAAACAGTTCATTAAGTTCTTCAAGTATCTCTTCAAAAGAGATGACAATTGACCTCTTGGCTgatgataaatataaagCTTTCCATAAGAAAATGGTAAGACAAGAGGCCCGAATGATTGAAGGTGATATCATAGAAGCAGAACAAGAAGCAGAGTGTTTACAGCTATTAAGAGATAAACTATTGATGCCACATTGGATTACAACTCTATTGAAGGCTACAATTGTTAATGATCCTACAGATGCAACTGAACTCGATAATAAAAGAACCCTCACTatggaattattaaatcacATATTGGAAAGATATAATGAATTACTAAAACTAAAGACAACTTTAACGAAAAATCAGAAACACCCACCTAttcaaaagaatattaatagaCAGAAATATTACGATAGGATAGATAGGCATGTTCTTGTTGGGTACCAAAGTTCATCTGatgaagaggaagaagatATGACGGTCAACGAAATACGGGAACGAAGAAGGAAGAAGAGAATTGATCAGCTAGGATACCCTATTCACATTGGTTTGGCTAAGTTTAACGTACTGACACCTACTTACGAAATTATAGCCGAGCCTTTACAAAAATCCTatgttttgaaattaaacaCTAAGGAAAGAAGTGTATGGAAGAATCGTGAAGATCCATATAGGCGAATAGAATATTATGCAAGACTACCTAATCAAATTGCACAATATAAGCGTACTACTATCGTTCGTCCCAGTCCAACAGATAATAGCACCAAAGAAGTAATCGAATCTAATCCAAATGTATCAGTCACAAAACAAATTGTTTCAGATAAAAGCAACGACACTGCCAAAATGAACTCTGAAGATATTATCATAAGTAACCCTGAACAGGATGATAGAACAGAAAGCAATATTAGTACTGTACAGCCACCTAAAGCCGTTGAAGATCCAATAATTAACATTCTTACACCTAAAATTCAGAATCCTATAACATTGGAATCATCAGcttccaaaaataaaaagaccaatgaattaatttcacCTGGTAATAGCTCTTCAAATATAGCAAATCCAGATGGATATCTTAAAGAGCAATCACCAGAGGCTACAACATCTTCAGTAGGTGATAGTGGATATCCTAAAACAGCGGtaaattctaaatctttGAATTTTGTGGCcaataaatatcaaaagCAATTAAATACCTCGACTAAAGATTCTAAAACTAAAGTAAATTTGCATTCATATAATGTTACAACCATCTCTACCGAATAG
- the CSN9 gene encoding Csn9p (similar to Saccharomyces cerevisiae CSN9 (YDR179C); ancestral locus Anc_8.378), which translates to MVSQSIIKCIQIPNKYHYKQEWVDTIRNQGSMEDIKILEIFSFGSVNDIIRYPDIYNFIYNDQKMINKIEKLCLIDISNKYRTIKYEEIRKTLNNFEIKDFEIEEYLIQLNEFFQCKIDSIDKVIEFTNVMDCRDVYCGESELYLVDMKNIVTKDFLLESLNQWKNKLNNEIIGKSE; encoded by the coding sequence ATGGTTAGCCAATCGATTATAAAATGTATCCAGATACCtaataaatatcattataagCAAGAATGGGTTGATACGATACGAAACCAAGGATCAATggaagatattaaaatattggaaatattttcatttggtAGTgtaaatgatataatacGGTATCcagatatttataattttatttacaatgatcaaaaaatgataaataaaatagagaAATTATGTTTGATAGATATCAGTAATAAATATCGTACTATCAAATATGAAGAAATTCGaaaaactttaaataattttgaaatcaaagattttgaaattgaagagtatttaattcaattaaatgaatttttccAATGTAAAATTGATTCTATTGATAAAGTTATAGAATTTACCAATGTTATGGATTGTAGAGACGTGTATTGTGGTGAAAGTGAATTATACCTTGTAGATATGAAGAATATAGTGACCAAAGATTTCTTATTGGAATCTTTAAATCAATGgaagaataaattaaataatgagaTAATAGGTAAAAGTGAGTAA